A genomic segment from Leopardus geoffroyi isolate Oge1 chromosome A2, O.geoffroyi_Oge1_pat1.0, whole genome shotgun sequence encodes:
- the LOC123604909 gene encoding olfactory receptor 7A17-like, giving the protein MESENQTCVSEFILLGVSEDVLLQPLLFGLFLSMYLVTFIENLLIILAIIMDSHLHTPMYFFLSNLSLADICFISTTIPKMLLNIQTQSKVITYAGCITQLYFFMLFGDLDNFLLTVMAYDRFVAICHPLHYTIIMNPRLCGLLLLASWIMTALHSLLQSLMVLRLSFCEELEIPHFFCELNQLIHLACSDTFLNDVVMYFATGLVAIVPLTGILFSYSKIVTSIFRISSAGGKYKAFSTCGSHLSVVSLFYGTGLGVYLSSAAAQNSRASAIASVMYTVVTPMLNPFIYSLKNKDIKQALKKLFSQETFST; this is encoded by the coding sequence ATGGAATCAGAAAATCAAACATGTGTTTCAGAATTTAtcctcctgggtgtctcagaagATGTATTACTACAGCCCCTCCTCTTTGGACTGTTTTTGTCCATGTATCTGGTCACGTTCATTGAGAACCTGCTCATCATCCTGGCCATTATCATGGACTCCCACCTccacacacccatgtacttctTTCTCTCCAATCTCTCTTTGGCAGACATCTGTTTCATCTCCACCACCATCCCTAAGATGCTACTGAACATCCAGACACAGAGCAAAGTCATTACCTATGCAGGATGCATCACCCAGTTGtactttttcatgctttttggaGATCTGGACAACTTCCTCCTGActgtgatggcctatgaccggtTTGTGGCCATCTGTCACCCCCTCCACTACACGATCATCATGAACCCCCGCCTCTGTGGCCTCCTGCTTCTGGCATCCTGGATCATGACTGCCCTGCACTCATTGTTACAGAGCCTAATGGTTTTGCGACTCTCTTTTTGTGAAGAGTTGGAAATCCCtcactttttctgtgaacttaaTCAGCTAATCCATCTTGCTTGTTCTGATACTTTTCTCAACGATGTGGTGATGTATTTTGCTACTGGCCTTGTAGCTATTGTTCCACTCACAGGGATCCTCTTCTCTTACTCTAAGATTGTAACCTCCATTTTCAGAATTTCATCAGCTGGAGGCAAGTACAAAGCATTTTCTACATGTGGGTCTCACCTTTCAGTTGTCTCCTTGTTCTATGGCACAGGCCTTGGGGTGTATCTGAGTTCTGCTGCTGCACAAAACTCCAGGGCCAGTGCCATAGCCTCAGTGATGTACACAGTGGTCACCCCCATGCTGAACCCTTTTATCTATAGtctaaaaaacaaagacataaagcAAGCCCTTAAAAAGCTCTTCAGCCAAGAAACGTTCTCTACATAG
- the LOC123605425 gene encoding olfactory receptor-like protein OLF4, with protein MEPGNDTRLLEFLLLGFSEGPELQSLIFGLFLSMYLITVFGNLLIILVVSSDSHLHTPMYFFLANLSFVDICFTSTTVPKMLLNIQTQSKIITYEDCITQMNFFLIFSVLDIYLLAVMAYDRFVAICHPLQYTVIMNPRLCGLLVLVSWITSVLHSLLQTSMVLRLSFCTEVEIPHFLCELNQLIQLACSDTFLNNVVMYLAAVLLAGGPLVGILYSYSKIVSSIRGISSAQGKYKAFSTCASHLLVVSLFFCTSLGVYLSSAATQSSHSSATASVMYTVVTPMLNPFIYSLRNKDIKGTLRRFSAMAVRKGPIVLRLKNFP; from the coding sequence ATGGAACCAGGAAACGATACACGACTATTAGAATTTCTGCTTCTGGGATTTTCAGAGGGACCAGAACTTCAGTCCCTCATATTTGGGCTTTTCCTCTCCATGTACCTGATCACTGTGTTTGGGAACCTGCTCATCATCCTGGTTGTCAGCTCTgactcccacctccacacccccatgtacttcttcctggccaACTTGTCCTTTGTAGACATCTGCTTCACGTCCACCACCGTCCCGAAGATGCTCTTGAACATCCAGACACAGAGCAAAATCATAACCTATGAGGACTGCATCACCCAGATGaactttttcttaatcttttcagTGTTGGACATCTATCTCCTGGCTGTGATGGCCTATGACAGGTTTGTGGCCATCTGTCACCCCCTGCAATACACGGTCATCATGAACCCCCGGCTCTGTGGGCTGCTGGTCCTGGTGTCCTGGATCACGAGTGTCCTGCATTCCTTGTTGCAAACTTCAATGGTGTTGCGGCTGTCCTTCTGTACAGAGGTAGAAATCCCCCACTTTTTATGTGAACTCAATCAGTTGATCCAACTTGCCTGTTCTGACACCTTTCTTAATAACGTGGTGATGTATCTTGCAGCTGTGCTGCTGGCTGGTGGGCCCCTCGTTGGGATCCTTTACTCTTACTCCAAGATAGTTTCCTCCATACGTGGGATCTCATCAGCTCAGGGCaaatataaagcattttccaCCTGTGCATCTCACCTTTTAGTTGTCTCCTTATTTTTTTGTACGAGCCTAGGTGTGTACCTCAGCTCTGCTGCTACCCAGAGCTCACACTCAAGTGCAACAGCCTCGGTGATGTACACGGTGGTCACAcccatgctgaaccccttcatctacagcctgaggaacaaAGACATAAAGGGGACTCTGAGGAGATTCTCTGCAATGGCAGTTAGAAAAGGTCCAATTGTCCTGCGGTTGAAGAATTTCCCATGA